GCCGTCAGCATGTCCTCCGGCGGCGCGTCCTTGAGCAGGAACCCGCTCGCGCCGGCGCGGATGGCGGACATCACGTACTCGTCGAGGTCGAACGTCGTGAGCACGATGATGCGCGGCGCGGGGTGGGCGGGCGTGCCGGCGGCGACGATGCGCTCGGTGGCGGCGAGCCCGTCGAGCGTGGGCATGCGGACGTCCATCAGCACGACGTCGACAGGCCCGACGAGGCGGGACTGCGACGTCCCGGGCGTCAGGGCCTGCACGGCCTGGGCGCCGTCGCCGGCCTCCAGCACCACGGACAGGTCGGGCTGCGAGTCGATGACGAGCCGGAACCCCGCCCGCACGAGCTGCTGGTCGTCCACCACGCCGACGCGGATCGTCTCGGTCATGGCGGTCAGCCTAGGCCGCGGCGCCGGCCGGCCCGGACGGCCCGGACGCCGGGGCGCCGGGCAGCGGCAGCTCGGCGCGCACCCGGAACCCGCCGCCCGGTCGCGGTCCGGCGCTGAGCCGGCCACCGACCATCGTCGCCCGCTCCCGCATGCCGAGCAGCCCCTGGCCGGCGCCGTCGGAGTCGGCCGCGGCGCCCCGGCCGTCGTCGGTGACCTCGAGGACGAGCGCGGCGGGCTGCCACTGCACGAGCACGGTGACGGCCGGGTCCGGCCCGGCGTGCTTGAGCACGTTCGTCAGCGCCTCCTGGCAGATCCGGTACACGGTCAGGCCGATGCCCGGCGGCAGCGGCCGGGCCGTGCCCATCCGGACGAGCGAGGCGCGCACCCCCGAGGCGCGCACCTGCTCGACGAGCTGCTCGACGTCCTCGGCGGCGGGCTGCGGGGTGTACGGCGCGCCGCCCGCCGTCGTCGTGCCCGGTGCCGTGCCCGCCGCGCCGCCCGCCGCGTCCGGCTCCCGCAGCACCCCGAGCAGCCGGCGCATGTCCGCCAGCGCCGCCCGCCCGGTCTCCGCGATCGTGGCGAGCGCCCGCGTGGCGGCCTCCGGGTCCCCGGCGGCGGCGTACCGGCCGCCGTCCGCCTGCGCGACCACGACCGACAGCGAGTGCGCGACGATGTCGTGCATCTCGCGGGCGATGCGGGTGCGCTCGGCGGCGGTCGCGATGCGTGCCTGCTGGTCGCGCTCGAGCTCCAGGCGCTCCGCGCGGTCCCGCAGCGCGGCGATCGTCTCCCGCCGGGAGCGCCGCATGAGCCCGAACGCCCACGTCGCCACGGCGCACGCCGAGCAGAACACCCACATGAGCAGCGCGCTGCCCGCGAGCTGCGCGGGGTCGCTCGCCCAGGCGTACTGCAGGGCCATCGTGCAGGCCAGGACCAGGCTCCCCACGATCGCCGAGACGATCGCGGTGCGGTGCGCCCAGCGCGGGCCGTGCACCGTGACCGAGTAGAGGGCGACGAGGACGGCGAGGTCCGCGATGAGGAACGACGGCGTGCCCAGCACGAGGTGCGCCAGTCCGGCGGCGTAGACCGCGACCACGGACGCGACCGGGCTGCGGCGGCGCCACGCGAGCGGCGCCCACAGCAGGCAGGACCACACCAGCCCCGCCGCGAACCCCGTCCCGCCGCTCTCGGACGCGGCCGCGGAGAGCGGGATGACGAACAGGCCGGTCGCCACCGTGAGGGTCAGGTCGATGCCGAGGCGGTGGCGGTGCTCCCACCGCGTGAGGCGCTCCCACCAGGTCATCGCGCCAGCGTAGGGGCGGCCCGGCGGCGTCCGCGTGCCCCCGGGGGCGGACCGAGGTCCCGGTCGGCGTCCCCCCGCGGGCGGACAGAGCAGGCTCGACCGGATCGTGACCCGTGTGCACCACGCCCTCGACCGTTCCGTGACCTAACATGGCGGAATGACCCAGGTGCTGCTGGCCGAGGACGATCCCGCGATTGCCGAGCCTTTGGCGCGGGCCCTCGGGCGTGAGGGCTACGACGTCCGGGTGCAGGGCACCGGGCAGGGTGCGATCGACCGCGCGAGCGAGGCGGACCTCGTCGTGCTGGACCTCGGCCTGCCGGACATGGACGGGCTCGACGTCGCCCGGGCGATCCGGAACCAGGGGCTCACCACCCCGGTGCTCGTGCTGACGGCCCGCGCGGACGAGGTCGACCTCGTGGTGGGGCTGGACGCCGGCGCCGACGACTACGTCACGAAGCCGTTCCGGCTCGCCGAGCTGCTGGCCCGCGTGCGCGCCCTGCTGCGGCGCACCGGCGGCGACGCGCCCGACGAGGACGAGCTGCGCTCGCAGGACGTGCGCGTGGACGTCGCCGCGCACCGGGCGTTCCAGGGCGAGCGCGAGCTGCACCTCACCGCGAAGGAGTTCGACCTGCTGCGCGTGCTGGTCGGCGCGGCGGGCACCGTGGTCGCCCGCGAGACGCTCATGCGGGAGGTGTGGGGGTCCGACCCGACGGGGTCGACCAAGACGCTCGACATGCACGTGTCGTGGCTGCGCCGCAAGCT
This is a stretch of genomic DNA from Cellulomonas sp. ES6. It encodes these proteins:
- a CDS encoding response regulator transcription factor — protein: MTETIRVGVVDDQQLVRAGFRLVIDSQPDLSVVLEAGDGAQAVQALTPGTSQSRLVGPVDVVLMDVRMPTLDGLAATERIVAAGTPAHPAPRIIVLTTFDLDEYVMSAIRAGASGFLLKDAPPEDMLTAIRTVHAGDAVIAPSSTRRLLEHLVTALPAEHPRSEAADEALASLTEREREVLVLMARGRSNTEIGQDLYVAEATVKTHVGRILAKLGARDRVQAVVLAYETGLVVPGA
- a CDS encoding sensor histidine kinase; the encoded protein is MTWWERLTRWEHRHRLGIDLTLTVATGLFVIPLSAAASESGGTGFAAGLVWSCLLWAPLAWRRRSPVASVVAVYAAGLAHLVLGTPSFLIADLAVLVALYSVTVHGPRWAHRTAIVSAIVGSLVLACTMALQYAWASDPAQLAGSALLMWVFCSACAVATWAFGLMRRSRRETIAALRDRAERLELERDQQARIATAAERTRIAREMHDIVAHSLSVVVAQADGGRYAAAGDPEAATRALATIAETGRAALADMRRLLGVLREPDAAGGAAGTAPGTTTAGGAPYTPQPAAEDVEQLVEQVRASGVRASLVRMGTARPLPPGIGLTVYRICQEALTNVLKHAGPDPAVTVLVQWQPAALVLEVTDDGRGAAADSDGAGQGLLGMRERATMVGGRLSAGPRPGGGFRVRAELPLPGAPASGPSGPAGAAA
- a CDS encoding response regulator transcription factor produces the protein MTQVLLAEDDPAIAEPLARALGREGYDVRVQGTGQGAIDRASEADLVVLDLGLPDMDGLDVARAIRNQGLTTPVLVLTARADEVDLVVGLDAGADDYVTKPFRLAELLARVRALLRRTGGDAPDEDELRSQDVRVDVAAHRAFQGERELHLTAKEFDLLRVLVGAAGTVVARETLMREVWGSDPTGSTKTLDMHVSWLRRKLGDDASAPRYISTVRGMGFRFESGEGTRG